Proteins encoded by one window of Melospiza georgiana isolate bMelGeo1 chromosome 18, bMelGeo1.pri, whole genome shotgun sequence:
- the VPS29 gene encoding vacuolar protein sorting-associated protein 29, with translation MLVLVLGDLHIPHRCNSLPAKFKKLLVPGKIQHILCTGNLCTKDTYDYLKTLAGDVHVVRGDFDENLNYPEQKVVTVGQFKIGLIHGHQVIPWGDMASLALLQRQFDVDILISGHTHKFEAFEHENKFYINPGSATGAYHALENNIIPSFVLMDIQASTVVTYVYQLIGDDVKVERIEYKKS, from the exons ATG ttggtgctggtgctgggtgacCTGCACATCCCCCATCGCTGTAACAGCCTCCCGGCCAAGTTCAAGAAGCTGCTGGTGCCTGGCAAGATCCAGCACATCCTGTGCACGGGGAACCTCTGCACCAAGGACACCTATGACTACCTCAAGACCCTGGCTGGGGATGTCCATGTTGTCAGAGGGGACTTTGATGAG aaCCTGAATTATCCTGAGCAGAAGGTTGTGACTGTTGGACAGTTCAAGATTGGGCTGATTCATGGCCATCAGGTGATCCCCTGGGGTGACAtggccagcctggccctgctccagagGCAGTTCGATGTGGACATCCTCATTTcagggcacacacacaaattTGAGGCATTtgaacatgaaaataaattctatATCAACCCAGGATCAGCTACAGGAGCCTACCATGCCTTAGAGAA CAACATCATTCCTTCATTTGTGCTGATGGACATCCAGGCTTCTACAGTAGTTACATATGTCTATCAACTAATTGGAGATGATGTGAAGGTAGAAAGAATTGAGTACAAGAAAtcctaa
- the RAD9B gene encoding LOW QUALITY PROTEIN: cell cycle checkpoint control protein RAD9B (The sequence of the model RefSeq protein was modified relative to this genomic sequence to represent the inferred CDS: inserted 1 base in 1 codon; deleted 1 base in 1 codon) — protein MKCVIGGAQLRVFGRAIHAIARISDEFWFDPLEKGLALRSVNSSRSAYACVFFSSMFFQHYCWTAGTQPCQKEKQLSLPCKLIIKSVLPVFRCVNVLERNVEKCSICSSPSEQHITFQLLCRHGVVKTYNLTFQECDPLQAVFAKHMCPNILKVHSRLLADVMIHFPSSQEEITLSVTPMKVCFKSYTEEDTDFSRTMLTEIQLSPEEFDYFQVGVDSEVTFCLKELRGLLAFSEATSVPVSVHFDRSGRPIAFSIEDLLLEASFILATLCEAEGMAASPEPACCPRPRDSSRTGMDKSDQSSMDGASNAVTATSKKPQQKGNTPSTDPAKPPSALAKQEVKNTPRGSERDEPGRAGAGEATEAPQAKVRELPTVPALQPHSCCWAEHPKCTGGLQWDQXSQQHSWKTPAQLETLLWGRGLSLGNAAAQKDLRVAKASQIINAQILYHRILTCTNIAFSSSTPCSSELSLTRTRPLVTPSRVW, from the exons ATGAAGTGCGTGATCGGGGGGGCGCAGCTCCGAG TGTTTGGAAGAGCAATACATGCCATAGCACGGATTAGTGATGAATTTTGGTTTGACCCCCTAGAAAAAGGT CTTGCCCTAAGATCAGTGAATTCCTCGAGGTCAGCATATGCCTGTGTGTTCTTCTCATCCATGTTTTTCCAGCATTACTGCTGGACAGCTGGGACCCAGCCCTGTCAGAAGGAGAAGCAACTGTCCCTCCCCTGTAAATTGATAATTAAG tcagTTCTGCCTGTGTTTAGATGTGTCAATGTGCTGGAGAGGAATGTGGAGAAATgcagcatctgcagcagccccagtgagCAGCACATCaccttccagctgctctgcaggcacg GTGTTGTAAAAACCTACAACCTGACATTTCAGGAGTGTGATCCCTTGCAGGCTGTTTTTGCAAAGCACATGTGTCCAAACATTCTTAAAGTCCACTCCAG GCTGCTGGCTGATGTGATGATCCACTTCCCAAGCAGTCAGGAAGAAATAACCCTGTCAGTAACTCCAATGAAAGTTTGTTTCAAGAGTTACACTGAGGAAGACACTG ACTTTTCAAGGACAATGCTTACTGAGATACAGCTCAGTCCAGAGGAATTTGACTACTTTCAAGTTGGAGTAGATTCTGAAGTGACATTTTGCCTTAAAGAACTGAGG gggctgctggcatTCTCTGAAGCCACGAGCGTCCCCGTGTCCGTGCACTTCGACAGGAGCGGCAG ACCCATTGCTTTCAGCATTGAggacctgctgctggaggccaGCTTTATCCTGGCTACCCTGTGTGAGGCTGAGGGGATGGCAGCTTCCCCAGAGCCTGCCTGCTGCCCACGGCCCCGGGACAG CTCAAGGACTGGCATGGATAAATCTGACCAGAGCTCCATGGATGGAGCCAGCAATGCAGTCACAGCCACTTCCAAAAAGCCACAGCAGAAGGGAAACACTCCAAGCACGGACCCTGCAAAACCCCCAAGTGCTCTGGCAAAACAAGAGGTAAAAAACACTCCCAGAGGCAGCGAGAGGGAtgagccaggcagagcaggagcaggagaggccACAGAGGCTCCTCAGGCCAAGGTGAGGGAACTCCCCACAGTGCCAGCACTGCaaccccacagctgctgctgggctgagcaccCCAAGTGCACTGGGGGGCTTCAGTGGGATC cgtcacagcagcacagctggaaaaccCCGGCACAGCTGGAAACACTCCTGTGGGGCAGGGGGCTTTcactgggaaatgctgct gctCAGAAAGATCTTAGAGTGGCAAAAGCTTCACAAATAATTAATGCCCAAATTCTGTATCACAGAATTCTTACCTGTACAAATATTGCATTTTCCAGTTCCACTCCTTGTTCTTCGGAGCTGTCTCTTACAAGGACAAGGCCATTGGTGACACCTTCCAGAGTCTGGTGA